The following are encoded together in the Phragmites australis chromosome 19, lpPhrAust1.1, whole genome shotgun sequence genome:
- the LOC133900694 gene encoding cyanidin 3-O-rutinoside 5-O-glucosyltransferase-like yields MALAKDEDHNNGEKGPCSHFLVVAYGIQGHLNPARTLARRLASIGGCTVTLSLPISGHRRMFPSNENSHEEVSDGAISYIPFSDGKDDGSWPKDVEDRTQRREANFKSLSAVVKSLAASGQPVTCMVCTLSMPVVVQVAREHRLRLAVYWIQPATALATYYHYFHGHEELITQHATTPTYEVTLPGLHPLRIRDMPTFFTEKTHNEVSKMILQALHELFEQMDQEKPMVLVNTFDALEDAELKAIQPYVDVFVVGPAIPPLTALQRRNASEAQIHLFKQDEKNYMEWLNAQQEKSVVYLSFGSLITYTKRQVEEILHGLQSCRQPYLWVVRGEGRAEEADFHLGEANRGKGMVVEWCDQLQVLSHRSVRCFVTHCGWNSTLEAIASGVPMVAVPCWSDQPMNAHLVEQEWGVGVRAERDAEGVLTREELVSCLEFLMGDSEKAAQIRANANNLKERAQEAVAPDGPMERNLRRFIKRMQDLGSMHQENESVNIFNLIQ; encoded by the coding sequence ATGGCCCTTGCAAAAGATGAAGATCACAACAACGGCGAGAAGGGTCCTTGTAGCCACTTCCTCGTGGTGGCCTACGGCATCCAAGGCCACCTCAACCCAGCGCGTACTCTGGCCCGTCGCCTCGCTAGTATTGGTGGCTGCACCGTCACTCTATCGCTTCCAATCTCCGGTCACCGTCGCATGTTCCCCTCCAACGAGAACTCTCATGAGGAGGTCAGCGACGGCGCCATCTCCTACATCCCTTTCTCTGATGGCAAAGATGATGGAAGTTGGCCCAAGGACGTAGAAGACCGCACGCAACGCCGCGAAGCAAACTTCAAAAGCCTCTCAGCTGTGGTCAAGAGCCTCGCAGCTAGTGGCCAGCCGGTCACCTGCATGGTGTGCACCCTTAGCATGCCGGTAGTGGTTCAAGTAGCTCGTGAGCACAGGCTTCGGCTCGCCGTCTATTGGATCCAACCGGCAACCGCTCTTGCCACCTACTACCACTATTTCCACGGTCATGAGGAGCTCATCACCCAACATGCCACCACTCCGACATATGAGGTAACCCTTCCAGGCCTACACCCTCTTAGAATCCGTGACATGCCGACCTTTTTCACTGAAAAGACGCACAACGAGGTGTCTAAGATGATCCTCCAAGCGTTGCATGAATTGTTCGAACAAATGGATCAAGAGAAGCCAATGGTTCTGGTGAACACATTTGACGCATTGGAAGATGCAGAACTAAAAGCAATCCAGCCATACGTGGATGTATTTGTTGTAGGGCCCGCAATTCCTCCTCTTACTGCACTACAACGCCGAAACGCGAGTGAAGCACAGATCCATCTCTTTAAGCAAGATGAGAAGAACTACATGGAGTGGCTCAACGCACAACAGGAGAAGTCAGTGGTATACTTGTCATTCGGTAGCTTAATCACATATACTAAGCGACAAGTGGAAGAGATCTTGCATGGCTTACAGAGTTGCCGGCAGCCGTACTTGTGGGTGGTGCGCGGAGAGGGGCGTGCGGAGGAGGCGGATTTCCATCTGGGGGAGGCAAATCGGGGCAAGgggatggtggtggagtggtgTGACCAGCTACAGGTCTTATCGCATCGATCAGTAAGGTGCTTCGTCACGCACTGTGGGTGGAACTCAACGTTAGAGGCCATAGCGTCTGGTGTGCCAATGGTAGCTGTGCCATGTTGGTCAGACCAGCCGATGAATGCACATCTGGTTGAACAGGAATGGGGTGTGGGTGTTAGGGCAGAACGTGATGCAGAGGGGGTCCTAACAAGAGAGGAACTTGTGAGCTGTCTAGAGTTCTTAATGGGTGACAGTGAGAAGGCGGCGCAAATAAGGGCAAATGCGAATAATCTGAAGGAGAGAGCGCAAGAGGCAGTAGCTCCTGATGGGCCAATGGAAAGAAACCTTCGAAGATTTATAAAGAGAATGCAAGATCTAGGCAGCATGCATCAGGAAAACGAATCTGTCAACATCTTCAACTTGATACAATAA
- the LOC133900731 gene encoding cyanidin 3-O-rutinoside 5-O-glucosyltransferase-like, with the protein MADEGRHQHNSHHDRHHFLVVAYGVQSHVNPGRVLARRLTRLGVDGSILATLSVPVAIHRRMFPSLDGAEETTDGVISYVPHSDGIDDGSMPKDAQDRERRRRASFESLSAVVNRLAARGQPVTCVMCTLVQPSVLDVAREHGVPLALYWIQPAISLAANYHYFHGYGELIASHATDPAYQVSLPGLSRPLRIRDFPSILVDTTGSDLAKAFNEVFQELFEYIDTWRPKVLVNTFDELEATVLKDMKRHLDVLAVGPMVGSSTEARLHLFKHDDVDEKRYMEWLGAQSDKSVVYVSFGSISKYTQQQMEEIVRGLRQCGRPYLLVVRKDGLEEGVDHDDHCLEVVQNQGMVVEWCNQLEVLSHPAVGCFLTHCGWNSTLEAIVSGVPIIGVPNMFDQPTNAYLVEDEWEIGTRGERNSEGVFTGTELARCIELVMGEYCAKATAIRERVKALQGIAQEAADVGGPAERNLRDFVKTIQARGTVNCVNNTV; encoded by the coding sequence atgGCCGACGAGGGACGCCACCAACACAACAGCCACCACGACCGCCACCATTTTCTGGTGGTGGCCTACGGCGTCCAAAGCCACGTCAACCCGGGGCGCGTCCTTGCTCGCCGTCTCACGCGGCTCGGCGTCGATGGCTCCATCCTCGCCACACTCTCAGTGCCGGTCGCCATCCACCGCCGCATGTTCCCCTCACTGGACGGCGCCGAGGAGACCACCGACGGCGTCATCTCTTACGTCCCCCACTCTGATGGCATCGATGACGGCTCCATGCCCAAGGACGCCCAGGACAGGGAGCGCCGGCGCCGCGCGAGCTTCGAGAGCCTCTCCGCAGTTGTCAACCGTCTCGCCGCCCGTGGGCAGCCGGTCACGTGCGTCATGTGCACGCTGGTGCAGCCCTCCGTGCTCGACGTTGCACGGGAGCACGGCGTCCCTCTCGCCTTGTACTGGATCCAGCCGGCTATCTCTCTTGCTGCCAACTACCACTACTTCCATGGCTACGGCGAGCTCATCGCCTCCCATGCCACCGACCCGGCGTACCAGGTGAGCCTGCCCGGGCTAAGCCGTCCTCTTCGGATACGGGACTTCCCGTCCATCCTCGTCGACACGACAGGCAGCGATCTGGCCAAGGCCTTCAACGAGGTGTTCCAAGAACTGTTCGAGTACATCGACACATGGCGGCCTAAGGTCCTCGTGAACACGTTCGACGAGTTGGAGGCGACCGTGCTCAAGGACATGAAGCGGCACCTGGACGTGCTTGCCGTTGGGCCAATGGTTGGGTCCTCGACGGAAGCTCGACTCCATCTGTTTAAGCACGACGACGTCGACGAGAAGAGGTACATGGAGTGGCTTGGAGCTCAGTCGGACAAGTCCGTGGTGTATGTGTCATTTGGAAGCATATCGAAGTACACCCAGCAGCAAATGGAGGAGATCGTTCGAGGATTGCGGCAGTGTGGGCGGCCATACTTGCTGGTGGTGCGCAAGGATGGGCTCGAGGAGGGTGTAGATCATGACGACCACTGCTTGGAGGTTGTCCAAAACCAAGGGATGGTTGTGGAGTGGTGCAACCAATTGGAGGTCCTATCGCACCCTGCTGTGGGGTGCTTCCTCACGCATTGCGGCTGGAACTCAACATTAGAGGCCATAGTGTCTGGTGTGCCAATAATCGGTGTGCCAAACATGTTTGACCAGCCAACAAACGCATACTTGGTGGAAGATGAGTGGGAGATTGGCACTAGAGGAGAGCGTAACAGTGAGGGGGTTTTCACTGGGACGGAGTTGGCAAGGTGCATCGAGCTGGTCATGGGTGAATATTGTGCGAAGGCAACAGCGATAAGGGAAAGAGTAAAGGCTTTGCAAGGGATAGCACAAGAGGCAGCGGATGTGGGCGGGCCTGCTGAGAGAAATCTTCGAGATTTTGTCAAAACAATTCAAGCTCGTGGTACAGTTAATTGCGTGAACAATACTGTTTAG